DNA from Paraburkholderia sp. PGU19:
GGGCGAATCCGCGAACATCTTCGCGATCGCGCCGGGCGCGACCTTCATCGGCGTGAAGCTCGACAACGAAGCCGATCCGACCAGCGGCGCATCCGTGCTCGAAGGCTTGCAAGAGGCGCTCAAGCACGATCCGCAGGTGATCTCCGTGAGCCTCGGCTACGACCTGCGCGGACCCGGCAACACACCGCTGAAAACACTGCCGAACGGGCTCGTCGCGCTGGAGGCGGAAATCCAGGCCGCGGTGAAGCGCGGCATCGTGATCGTCTTCTCGGCGGGCAACGGCCACTATTCATTCCCCGGTCAGATGCCCGACATCATTTCGGCGGGTGGCGTGTTCGTCGATCAGCACGGCGCGATGCGCGCATCGGACTACGCCAGTGCGTTCACTAGCCTGATCTACTCGGGCCGTAGCGTGCCCGACGTCTGCGGGCTGGTCGGCATGCTGCCGCACGCGACCTACATCTCGCTGCCCGTTTCGGCCGGTTGCGAGATCGACCGCGAGAACGCCGCCTTCGACGGCACCACGCCCAACGACGGCTGGGGCGTGTTCAGCGGCACGTCGGCGGCCGCGCCGCAGCTGGCGGGCCTGTGCGCGCTGCTGTTGCAGGCGGACCCGCACCTCTCGCCGGGCGACATCAAGGCGATCCTGCGCCGCACCGCGCGCGACGTCACGAAGGGCCACGCGAACCCGGCGAGCGATCCGAAGGGCGTGGGCGTGCCGGCGGGCATCGGAGAAGACGGCGCGACGGGCGCGGGACTCGCCGATGCGCTCGCGGCCGTGAAGCAGGTCTGACGCTTTCGTGCGCAGACGGCGGTTCGTCCCGGAACGGCCAGCCGTCTGCGCGAGGCAGGACGCCGTGCCATACTTGCGGATCGTCCAGGCCCACATTCGAACGTAATGATCGTCCCTTCCGCTTCCATCGGCTTCAATCTCAATCTGCTCGACCGCCGCTCCGAACAACGCGACGACGAGACCTTCATCGCCAGTCTGCACGACGCTCCCGCCGCGCGTTTTCTGGTCTTCGATGGCGACGTTCCCTTGCTCAAGCGCGGCGACACACACGACGCATGGTTCGTCGCGAGCGAGGCGGCCGCGTTCGGCGAGCCGCTGCAACGCGTGTTTCTCGGCCAGGACAGCGACGGCAGCGGACGTTTCGCGCTCGGCTTCGCATCCGGTCTCGCGCAAGACGAAGGGCAATCGCAAGAAAAACTGCACGATCGCATCGATCTGCGCTCGATCGCTTTGCAAGGCCTCGTCGCGCAGGAAATGCTCGGCGTGCTGGGCCAGGCCAAATCGATGTTCGACTGGCACCGCCGCCATCGCTTCTGCGCGAACTGCGGCGCACCGAGCCGCGCGACGGCGGCCGGCTGGCAACGCACCTGCGACGCGTGCGGCACGCGCCATTTCCCGCGCGTGGACCCCGTCGTCATCATGCTGACCATCGACGGCGAGCGCTGTCTGCTCGGACGCCAGCGTCAGTTCGCGCCGGGCATGTACTCGGCGCTCGCAGGTTTCGTCGAACCGGGCGAAACCGTCGAAGACGCAGTGCGCCGCGAAGTGCATGAGGAAGCCCACGTGACATGCGCGGAGGTTGTCTATTTCGCGTCGCAACCGTGGCCGTTTCCTTCGTCGCTGATGATCGGCTGCTTCGCGCGCGCCAGCAGCAAGGACATCGTCATCGACGCCAACGAACTCGAAGACGCGCGCTGGTTCACCCGCGCCGAAGTCGCCGCGATGCTCGCGGGCACGCATGCGGATAACCTGTCGGCGCCAAAACCGTTCGCGATTGCGCATCACCTGCTGCGCGCGTATGTCGAATACGGCGAAGCTGTGCTGCGCGGTTGACCTGTCGCATCGCTTCGCCGTTCACACCCTCGATGCAAATGAGCTAGCCCTCAGTCCACGGAACCCCGTGGCGCGAGCAAACCTGTACGCGAACGTTCACGTTGACGTATAATTCAGCTCTTCCTGACCGTATGGCAGAAGCATTTCCCGCATGTCCACCGAAGTTCCCACCGCCATCACGATCGGCGCCACGCTCCCTACGCGCACTGCGGCGGTGTCGCATCGCAGCGCGGGCGTCCGCGGCGCGTAACCGCCATGACAGCCGCACATACGCCGTTCGTCGCCAGACGGTTTCGCGAGGACGTCTTCCCGTGGGCCATCGCGCTCGCCACCGGCCTCGAGTATTTCGACAACACGATCTTCTCGTTCTTCACCAGCTATATCGCGGGCGGCATCAATGCATCGACGGATGAACTCGTGTGGTCGTCGAGCGCGTATGCCGTCGCTTCCGTGCTCGCCATTCTTCAGCAGCAATGGTGGGTCGAGCGGGTCGGCTACCGGCGTTATATCGGCGGGTGCCTGTTGTTGTTCGCGGCGGCCTCGGCGGCGGCGGCGCTGAGCGAATCGTCGATCGAACTGGCCTTCGCGCGCGGTGCGCAGGGCTATTTCATCGGCCCGATGATGAGCGCGTGCCGCATTCTCATTCAGACGAACTTCCCGCCGCAGCGGCGGGCTTCAGCGGTGCGCGCGTTCCTTGGCATGATCCTGCTGGCGAGCGCGCTCGCGCCGCTCGCGGGCGGCTATCTGGTCGCTTCGTTCGGCTGGCGCGCACTCTTCACCTGCACGACGCTCGCGGCCGTCGGCCTTGCGCTCCTCGTGATGCTGGTCGTACCGCCTGCGGGCAAGCTTCTTCCCGAAGCGCGCGGCGAAGCGCACTTCTGGCCGTATGTGGTCTTTGCGTTCGCGCAGGGCGCGTTGCAGATCGCGATGCAACAGGTTCGATTCGAACTGTTCTTCAGTTCCCCCATGCTGGTTGGACTGACGGTGGCGGGATTGCTGTCGCTCGGCTGGTTCGCGTGGCATCAATGGCATCAGCCCGATCCCCTCGTGCGGCTTCACGCGTTGCGCGAACGGACATTCCAGACGGGCATCGCGCTGTACGTGATGTTCTACTACATCAGCAATGCGATGAGCTATCTGGTCTCGCGCTTTCTCGAAGGCGGACTTCGATATCCTGTCGAGAACGCGGGGCGCCTGGTCGGCCTCACATCGTTTGGATCGCTGGCCGTCGCGTTCGTCTATTTCCGCGTTTCGCCCCTCATCAAGCACAAGCGCTGGCTGATCGTCCCCGGCTTTCTGATCGCCGCGCTGATCGGCGCCTGGATGGCGAGCATGCCGCCCGACGTCAGCATGCCGTGGCTGTTGCCGCCGCTACTGCTGCGTGGCCTCCTGCTCGTGTTCATCGTATTGCCCGTCGCCAATCTAACGTTTCGCATCTTCGCGATCGAAGAGTACAACCACGGTTACCGCCTCAAGAACATGGTCAAGCAACTGACCTATTCGTTCTCGACAGCGACGATCATCATTCTCGAACAGCACCGTGAGGCCGTGCACGAGACGCGCCTGACCGAGTTCGTGAATCCGTTCAATCCGGTGTTCCAGAACTCCTTCGAGAGCCTGACACGCGCATTCGAAGGGTTGGGTCACACGGCTAGCGACGCGAAGGGCCTCGCGCTCGTCGAGATCAGCCGCGTCGTCTCGCAACAGGCGAGCTTTCTGAGTTCATTGGACGGCTTTTACTTCCTGATCGTCATCGCCCTGTGCGGCGGCCTCTTTGCGCTCTACCAGCGGCAAATCGATTGATCGCGTATTCTGCGAAGCGTCACAATATCGATTGCAGATTTGCAGTGCGCAAGCTTGAAGAAGGTGCGCGGCGCGCACTGTGGAGCGTTTGACCAGTGGATACTCTCACCAACATGCGGATCTTCGCTCGCGTAGCGGAGGAAGGTAGCTTTACAGGCGCTGCCCAGCGCCTGAACGTCACGGTGCCCGCCGTATCGCGCGCCGTCTCGTCGCTCGAAGCGTACCTGCGCACGCGTCTGTTGAACCGCAGCACCCGCAAGGTCGTGCTGACGGAAGCGGGGCATCGCTATCTGCAGCGCTGCGAGCAGATCCTCGCATTCGTCGATCAGGCGGAAGCCGAGGCCGCCGATGCGCAGGTCCGTCCCACCGGCCAGTTGCGCGTGCATGCAACGTCGAGCTTCGGTCAAACCTATGTCACGCCTGCTATCGTCCGCTACCGGCAGCGCTATCCGTCCGTTTCCATTGAATTGACGCTGTCGCAGCATATGCCCGACATCATCGACGAAGGGTATGACGTGAGCGTCCAGTTGAGCGTCGACGAATTGCCCGATTCGAGCCTCGTCGCGCAGCGGCTCGGCACGGTGCATAGCGTGCTGTGCGCGGCGCCAGCGTACTTGCGCGAGCACGGCATGCCACGCGAGGTGCATGAACTGACGCAGCACGCATGCTTCCAGTTCGTCTCCCCCGTCTATCCCACCGACCGCTGGTTGCTCGAAGGACCGGACGGCATCGAGACCGTGCATCTGCGGGCCGGCGGTTTTCGCATCAACTCGGCGGACGGGCTTGCCGTCGCATTGAAGGAAGGCATCGGTATCGGCGCGGTGCCGATGTCGACGGCCGTGTCGGCGTTGCGCGACGGATCGCTGATGCGCGTGCTGCCGGACTACCATTTGCAGCCGCTCTCGGCTTACGCGCTCTACACGTCGCGCCGTTATCTCGACGCGAAGATCAAGACCTTCGTCGAGTTTCTGAGGGACGAAATTCCGCAGATGCTCAACACGTCCGCAGCGAATCTCCACGACATGAGCCTGGCACGCGCGGATGCGTGAGCGCTGAGGCCTCGCAGCGGATGCAGACGATTCGCGCTCGCGCTTTGCGATTTGATATGACGTAATGGGTTTCGGGTGTCGAAAAGCGCTCGAAGCTCTGCAAGTCTTCTGCCAGAAACACGGCCATTGATCGCGAGATATGCGCGGCAGCGCACTGAACGATCGCTCTCCGCACGCTATTCTCCCGAAGATAACCGCGAACCGCGCCGGCTACTCCCGCGCCGCGTTCGCTTTGGCGCGCGTCGTCCAACCGCCATCACGGTCGTCATCCATGCACAAGCAAGCCGTCAACTATGTACTGGTTTTCGCCTGCGGATGCGCAGCCGCGATCGACACATTCGGCGCGGATTCGATCGGCGTCGTCAAGACGGTCAAAGGCTCCGTTCATATCGAGCGCACTGCGCAAAGCGTGGACGCCGCCGTCGGCAGCGAGGTGTTCAAAAGCGACCGCATCGTGACGGGCCCCGCGTCTTCCGTCGGCATCACGCTGCGCGACAATACGCTGCTTTCCGAGGGCTCCAGTTCGGTGCTGGAACTCAACCAGTTCGCCTTCGATACCACCACCCATGACGGCACGCTCGACGCGACGATCCGGCGCGGATCGCTCGCGGTCGTCGACGGCAAGCTGGCGAAGGCCCATCCGGAAGCGGTGCGTTTCAGCACACCGACCACGACACTCGGCGTGCGCGGCACCGAATTCATCATCGAGGTCGGCGACGGGGAGAACGGGCATTGAAGCCCGCGGCACAGCGCCGAAGGCTCAGATGGTGCGCAACCTGCGCGACGCTGGCGCTCGTTTCGGCCTGCAGCTCGACGCCCGACAAGATCACCTTGCTACCCGATCCGGACGGTACGGTCGGCAGCGTCATCGTGCGCAGCGGCAACAAGACGCAAGTCATCGACAAGCCTTACTCGACGGCCGAAGTCGCGAAAGGCGGCGCGATCGAGCAGACCGCGACCACTCCGGCCAACGTCGAAGCACGCTATGGCGACGTGCTCGCCGCGCAACCGCCGCGTCCGAAAACCTTCACGATCAACTTCCTGTTCGACTCGGCCACGGAACTCGCGCCGCAGTCCAACGCCACCGTCCAGCAACTGAAAGCAGCGCTCGCGACATGGCCCGCGCCGCATCTCACCGTCGTGGGCCATACGGACCTGGCGGGGTCGCAGGAATACGACGACAAGCTGTCGATGCAGCGCGCGCAGACCGTCGCGAAGTTCCTCGTCAAGGCGGGCATCCCGGCCAAAGAAATCGAAACGGCGGGACGCGGCAAGCGCGAGCCGCTCGTGCACACGGCGGACGGCGTCCCTAACCAGATGAATCGGCGCGTCGTCATTACAATTCAGTGATCCGGGTGATCCGTCACTGTGCCTGTCACGGGCATTGATCTGCCGCTGCCGACATGAAACGCTTTCGCGACTACTCATGGCTGGTATTTTTCATGAAGCTGATGAGGGCGGGACAAGGACGCCCCGTCGCGCTCGCGGTGCTGCTCGGCCTGAGTCTGCTGAATCTGTACAGTGAATCGCCCGGCGTGATCCCACGACCGGCGCTCCTCGACAAGCTCGACGACATGGTGCCCGATACGTTCGGCACGGCGCGGCAACTGCTATTCGATCACTACCAGCGCCGTTTCCCACGCGTCCCCGCCTCGCAGCCCGTGATCATCGTCGCGATCGACGACAGGACGCTCGCGGCCGTCGGTCAATGGCCGTGGCCGCGCAACCGGCTGGCGAACCTCGTCGATGCGATCGCGGCGCAAAAACCGCTCGCGATCGGTCTCGACATCTACATGCCGGAAGCCGATCAGACCTCGCCCGACAAGGTAGCCGACAACCTGCCCGACTCGGCCGCCGCGCTCGCGGCTGGCTTGCGCGCGTTGCCTCGCCACGAGACCACGCTCGCGAACTCGCTGCGCGCGGCGCCTTCGATACTCGGCGCCGCCGCCGTCGATCACCCCGCGTTCGACACCAGCACCGACCTTCGCAGCGCGCCGATTCTCGTGCATGGCGCCGATCCGCTGAACCGGGTGAAACGGTACAACTACGTGCTCGCGAGCCTGCCGGAGTTGCAGGCGGCGGCGCACGGACAGGCGATGCTGAACGTCGCGCTCGAACAGGGCACCGTCCGGCGCATACCGCTCATCCTCGGGTTGGGCGACAAGCTCGTGCCGTGCATGCCTATCGAAATGCTGCGCGTCGTCACAGGCTCGGCGGCCGTCAATGTGTATGCAAACACGACGGGCATGCAGTCAGTCGGCGTCGCGGACGTCCAGGTTCCGACGCAGCCCGACGGCGACATCTGGCTGCATTTCGCGTCGATACGCTCGACGCAGCATCGCTACGTCTCCGCACGCGAAGTCATGCAAGGCCAGGTCGATCCCGAACGCTTTCATAACAAGCTGGTGCTGGTCGGGCTGACGGGAACAGGCAACACCGACATGCGCACGACCGCGCTAGGCGAACTGGTGCCGGGCATCGAGATACAGGCTCAGATCATCGAGACGATTTTCGACGGGCGCTTCCTGCGCCGCCCTGTCTGGCTCAAGTGGGCCGAGACGATCTTCGTCCTCGCATTCGGGATTCTGATCATCTGGTATCTGCCGCGTACGGATTCGCGTCTCGCGGCATTCGTGCGGGCCGTGCCGAAAGCGTCCGCAGTCCTCGGCTTGCTGCTCAACCTGCTGTTGCTGGCGAGTTGCCTGCTGCTGTTCAAATACTTCGGCTTGCTTGTCGACGCAGCGTCGATTTTCATCATCCTGTCTGCGGTGATGGGCTGCTTCTTTTCGACCGCATTGCTCGACCTGGGCGTGCAAACCAGGCGAGAAGCGAAGCGCCGGCGAGCCAGCGC
Protein-coding regions in this window:
- a CDS encoding S8 family serine peptidase yields the protein MKAYDPKDAAARPARGDAANEELRVAVTFNRPGQDIGPTRFGARMSTETVASFIPDPAQADLALAELARRGFTLTGRGSLSASMRCTRAQFEAVFQTRLKRMKAPCASAAQFSSVLYPPDNAPWNPDPAIKSLLDDVYIQWPHIYMARAAKAAKSTKATKTTTAAKKRPATKTPREATAPSATPPAVPYFHLAAPADLALKLNATPVHQQGITGKGVRIAMIDSGFAHGHPYFKAHGYSSSIVLAPGATDRGSDGNGHGTGESANIFAIAPGATFIGVKLDNEADPTSGASVLEGLQEALKHDPQVISVSLGYDLRGPGNTPLKTLPNGLVALEAEIQAAVKRGIVIVFSAGNGHYSFPGQMPDIISAGGVFVDQHGAMRASDYASAFTSLIYSGRSVPDVCGLVGMLPHATYISLPVSAGCEIDRENAAFDGTTPNDGWGVFSGTSAAAPQLAGLCALLLQADPHLSPGDIKAILRRTARDVTKGHANPASDPKGVGVPAGIGEDGATGAGLADALAAVKQV
- the nudC gene encoding NAD(+) diphosphatase; the encoded protein is MIVPSASIGFNLNLLDRRSEQRDDETFIASLHDAPAARFLVFDGDVPLLKRGDTHDAWFVASEAAAFGEPLQRVFLGQDSDGSGRFALGFASGLAQDEGQSQEKLHDRIDLRSIALQGLVAQEMLGVLGQAKSMFDWHRRHRFCANCGAPSRATAAGWQRTCDACGTRHFPRVDPVVIMLTIDGERCLLGRQRQFAPGMYSALAGFVEPGETVEDAVRREVHEEAHVTCAEVVYFASQPWPFPSSLMIGCFARASSKDIVIDANELEDARWFTRAEVAAMLAGTHADNLSAPKPFAIAHHLLRAYVEYGEAVLRG
- a CDS encoding MFS transporter, whose translation is MTAAHTPFVARRFREDVFPWAIALATGLEYFDNTIFSFFTSYIAGGINASTDELVWSSSAYAVASVLAILQQQWWVERVGYRRYIGGCLLLFAAASAAAALSESSIELAFARGAQGYFIGPMMSACRILIQTNFPPQRRASAVRAFLGMILLASALAPLAGGYLVASFGWRALFTCTTLAAVGLALLVMLVVPPAGKLLPEARGEAHFWPYVVFAFAQGALQIAMQQVRFELFFSSPMLVGLTVAGLLSLGWFAWHQWHQPDPLVRLHALRERTFQTGIALYVMFYYISNAMSYLVSRFLEGGLRYPVENAGRLVGLTSFGSLAVAFVYFRVSPLIKHKRWLIVPGFLIAALIGAWMASMPPDVSMPWLLPPLLLRGLLLVFIVLPVANLTFRIFAIEEYNHGYRLKNMVKQLTYSFSTATIIILEQHREAVHETRLTEFVNPFNPVFQNSFESLTRAFEGLGHTASDAKGLALVEISRVVSQQASFLSSLDGFYFLIVIALCGGLFALYQRQID
- a CDS encoding LysR family transcriptional regulator; the protein is MDTLTNMRIFARVAEEGSFTGAAQRLNVTVPAVSRAVSSLEAYLRTRLLNRSTRKVVLTEAGHRYLQRCEQILAFVDQAEAEAADAQVRPTGQLRVHATSSFGQTYVTPAIVRYRQRYPSVSIELTLSQHMPDIIDEGYDVSVQLSVDELPDSSLVAQRLGTVHSVLCAAPAYLREHGMPREVHELTQHACFQFVSPVYPTDRWLLEGPDGIETVHLRAGGFRINSADGLAVALKEGIGIGAVPMSTAVSALRDGSLMRVLPDYHLQPLSAYALYTSRRYLDAKIKTFVEFLRDEIPQMLNTSAANLHDMSLARADA
- a CDS encoding FecR domain-containing protein, producing MHKQAVNYVLVFACGCAAAIDTFGADSIGVVKTVKGSVHIERTAQSVDAAVGSEVFKSDRIVTGPASSVGITLRDNTLLSEGSSSVLELNQFAFDTTTHDGTLDATIRRGSLAVVDGKLAKAHPEAVRFSTPTTTLGVRGTEFIIEVGDGENGH
- a CDS encoding OmpA family protein: MKPAAQRRRLRWCATCATLALVSACSSTPDKITLLPDPDGTVGSVIVRSGNKTQVIDKPYSTAEVAKGGAIEQTATTPANVEARYGDVLAAQPPRPKTFTINFLFDSATELAPQSNATVQQLKAALATWPAPHLTVVGHTDLAGSQEYDDKLSMQRAQTVAKFLVKAGIPAKEIETAGRGKREPLVHTADGVPNQMNRRVVITIQ
- a CDS encoding CHASE2 domain-containing protein, whose amino-acid sequence is MKLMRAGQGRPVALAVLLGLSLLNLYSESPGVIPRPALLDKLDDMVPDTFGTARQLLFDHYQRRFPRVPASQPVIIVAIDDRTLAAVGQWPWPRNRLANLVDAIAAQKPLAIGLDIYMPEADQTSPDKVADNLPDSAAALAAGLRALPRHETTLANSLRAAPSILGAAAVDHPAFDTSTDLRSAPILVHGADPLNRVKRYNYVLASLPELQAAAHGQAMLNVALEQGTVRRIPLILGLGDKLVPCMPIEMLRVVTGSAAVNVYANTTGMQSVGVADVQVPTQPDGDIWLHFASIRSTQHRYVSAREVMQGQVDPERFHNKLVLVGLTGTGNTDMRTTALGELVPGIEIQAQIIETIFDGRFLRRPVWLKWAETIFVLAFGILIIWYLPRTDSRLAAFVRAVPKASAVLGLLLNLLLLASCLLLFKYFGLLVDAASIFIILSAVMGCFFSTALLDLGVQTRREAKRRRASAPRSADQLPR